A window of uncultured Fibrobacter sp. contains these coding sequences:
- a CDS encoding segregation/condensation protein A, protein MTEVEEQEEYEVRIGAFNGPMDLLVYLVQKKEVPLEQISIAEIADQFLKWVNEYEGTDLSKAGDFLYMASRLMALKVQELLPAEQRDPEMVAEYNEDREQLMKEMLEYQRFKQVASGLQEMEGENFGTYSRGRLEKTQTDEETLADANIWQLFRAYQKSLKTKISETIHHIELDYVTIQDRQQAINNYLSVNGRALFEDLLDNDSHPIVAAVTFMAMLEMIKTDEIVFRQSELFGPIWIYRKKNNADYAEEMAHETVFFSKDPDVKPGLVEAIRNQALARSKEQSVGDLAAVMREAVLWTSRGRNVTEDDLTAMLEGREDLSEVQENPFAEMMKEDDAADGSTGSPTLSATESPTDSTPAENAPVQAENTPTTETIAEATSVSEEAPVEEIVAPVTDVIPAAEPEPPLYNTEDVASVEKEIPDQVGNDNSSVEEPVDESPAEEQQPSDGSNNEPNMTDEEFEAFMKKAQAFYDSQASENSDDSDSSDDDDDFPSIEVHSND, encoded by the coding sequence ATGACCGAAGTCGAAGAACAGGAAGAATACGAAGTCCGCATTGGGGCGTTTAATGGCCCGATGGACTTGCTGGTGTATCTTGTCCAGAAGAAGGAAGTTCCTCTGGAGCAGATTTCGATTGCTGAGATTGCAGACCAATTCCTAAAGTGGGTGAACGAGTACGAGGGTACCGACCTGTCAAAGGCGGGCGATTTCTTGTACATGGCGAGCCGACTGATGGCTCTCAAGGTGCAGGAACTTTTGCCGGCCGAACAGCGCGACCCCGAGATGGTAGCGGAATACAACGAAGACCGCGAACAGTTGATGAAGGAAATGCTGGAATACCAGCGATTCAAGCAGGTCGCGAGCGGTCTTCAGGAAATGGAAGGCGAGAACTTCGGTACGTATTCCCGCGGTCGCCTGGAAAAGACGCAGACTGACGAAGAGACTTTGGCCGATGCGAACATCTGGCAGCTTTTCCGCGCCTACCAGAAGAGCCTGAAGACAAAGATTTCGGAAACGATTCACCACATCGAACTCGACTACGTGACGATTCAGGACCGTCAGCAGGCCATCAACAACTACCTGTCGGTGAATGGCCGCGCCCTGTTCGAAGACTTGCTCGACAACGATTCTCACCCGATTGTGGCGGCAGTGACCTTCATGGCCATGCTCGAAATGATCAAGACCGATGAAATCGTGTTCCGCCAGAGCGAACTGTTCGGCCCCATTTGGATTTACCGCAAGAAGAACAACGCCGACTACGCCGAAGAAATGGCGCACGAGACCGTGTTCTTCAGCAAGGATCCGGACGTGAAACCGGGCCTTGTGGAAGCGATTCGCAACCAGGCGCTCGCACGTTCCAAGGAACAGAGCGTGGGCGACCTTGCCGCCGTGATGCGCGAAGCCGTGCTGTGGACCAGCCGCGGCAGGAACGTGACCGAAGACGACCTGACAGCCATGCTCGAAGGCCGCGAAGACTTGAGCGAAGTGCAGGAAAACCCGTTCGCCGAGATGATGAAGGAAGACGATGCGGCAGATGGTTCGACAGGCTCACCAACCCTATCAGCAACCGAATCACCTACCGATTCCACTCCGGCAGAGAATGCGCCGGTTCAAGCGGAGAATACACCGACAACAGAAACGATTGCGGAAGCAACCTCTGTGTCTGAGGAAGCACCCGTCGAAGAAATCGTTGCGCCTGTTACGGATGTCATTCCGGCTGCCGAGCCGGAACCTCCCTTGTACAATACAGAAGATGTTGCATCAGTAGAAAAGGAGATTCCCGATCAAGTCGGGAATGACAATTCCTCGGTAGAAGAGCCAGTCGATGAGTCTCCCGCTGAAGAGCAGCAGCCGTCTGACGGTTCGAATAACGAGCCTAACATGACGGACGAGGAATTCGAAGCGTTCATGAAAAAGGCCCAGGCGTTCTATGACTCCCAGGCTTCTGAAAATTCTGACGACTCCGACAGCTCTGACGACGATGACGACTTCCCGTCTATCGAAGTCCACTCAAACGATTAA
- a CDS encoding zinc metallopeptidase yields MMFDPLYMMILLVTLALSGGVSWMVKSRFSAGQKVGISSGLTGADVAKAILMDAGITDVKVLQHHGFLSDHYNPLNKTLNLSPEVYNGRNASAAGVAAHEVGHAIQHAQGYFPLWLRSFIVPAANLGSNLGPWLVILGIVLMSAGRALGYSLAVAGVVLFGIATLFTLVTVPVEFDASSRAKKVLARLDIVAQGREYNTVSGVLFAAGLTYVAAAIGSIMQLLYWAYRAGLIGGSRRD; encoded by the coding sequence ATGATGTTCGATCCTTTATACATGATGATTCTTTTGGTGACGCTCGCCCTTTCGGGGGGTGTTTCCTGGATGGTCAAGTCTCGTTTTAGCGCAGGCCAGAAAGTCGGCATTTCCAGCGGCCTTACCGGTGCCGATGTCGCAAAGGCAATCCTCATGGATGCTGGCATTACCGACGTGAAGGTCTTGCAGCATCATGGATTCCTGTCGGACCATTACAATCCGCTGAACAAGACTCTGAACTTGTCTCCCGAAGTTTATAACGGCCGTAACGCGTCTGCCGCGGGCGTTGCCGCTCACGAAGTGGGTCACGCCATTCAGCATGCGCAAGGGTACTTCCCGCTGTGGCTGCGTTCCTTTATTGTGCCGGCGGCAAACCTCGGTTCGAATCTTGGTCCGTGGCTTGTGATTCTGGGTATCGTGCTGATGAGCGCGGGCCGCGCTCTCGGTTATTCCCTCGCTGTTGCGGGCGTGGTGCTGTTCGGCATTGCAACGCTCTTTACGCTGGTGACCGTGCCGGTGGAATTCGATGCTTCGTCCCGTGCCAAGAAGGTGCTTGCTCGCCTCGACATCGTGGCGCAGGGCCGCGAATACAATACGGTTTCGGGGGTGCTGTTTGCCGCAGGGCTTACCTATGTGGCAGCCGCCATCGGCTCCATTATGCAGTTGCTCTATTGGGCGTACCGCGCCGGATTAATTGGCGGCAGTCGGCGAGACTGA
- a CDS encoding ABC transporter permease, whose translation MIDLFKRLFKVAFAEWKLFYTDPAAVLLLVVAGVLYAFYYPTPYMNQTASKIPVAVVDLDHTVMSRELTQMSAAAQQIDVRYVFSDIREAEDALANEKIYGFMVIPKDMEKTLRNGGKANVNVFTHGAYVMLHGNIGTGFATCALTVGATTKVKRIALGKKVPAAKAIAMRDPIPISVQTMYNNTGSYSNYVVPSVLVLILQQTLVIGICILGGARAHRKFRKLQRDSSVENELMPYRYFGRSLAYFLHYCSFILFYHFVVYNVFEFPRRGEILPMVAFAIVFLFSVINFGMVLSQVFLRRETSMQLFLYMSIPILFLSNFSWPTELIPAWMKGFSCLLPSTFAIPAWLAIEQRGADIYDAASLLLPLAMQAVFYLLLGLVLTNLRDGSKLKTGDM comes from the coding sequence ATGATTGACCTCTTTAAGCGACTTTTCAAGGTGGCGTTCGCCGAATGGAAACTTTTCTACACCGACCCTGCGGCAGTGCTGTTGTTGGTAGTGGCAGGCGTACTTTATGCCTTCTATTATCCGACTCCTTACATGAACCAAACCGCGTCGAAAATTCCCGTAGCCGTTGTCGACTTGGACCATACCGTTATGTCCCGCGAACTCACGCAGATGTCTGCCGCGGCCCAGCAAATTGATGTGCGCTATGTATTTTCGGATATCCGCGAGGCCGAAGACGCCCTAGCGAACGAAAAAATCTACGGTTTCATGGTAATTCCCAAGGACATGGAAAAGACGCTCCGCAACGGCGGCAAGGCGAACGTGAACGTGTTCACGCACGGTGCCTACGTGATGCTCCACGGAAACATCGGGACAGGCTTTGCGACCTGCGCCCTCACCGTCGGTGCCACCACCAAAGTCAAGCGAATAGCCCTCGGCAAGAAAGTCCCTGCGGCCAAGGCAATTGCCATGCGCGACCCGATTCCCATCAGTGTGCAGACCATGTACAACAACACGGGTAGCTACTCCAACTATGTGGTGCCGAGCGTACTCGTACTGATTTTACAGCAGACGCTGGTGATTGGCATTTGCATTCTGGGCGGAGCTCGTGCTCACCGCAAGTTCCGCAAATTGCAACGCGACAGCTCCGTCGAAAATGAGCTGATGCCTTACCGCTACTTTGGCCGCTCGCTTGCGTACTTCTTGCATTACTGCAGCTTTATCTTGTTCTACCACTTTGTGGTGTACAACGTGTTCGAATTCCCGCGCCGCGGCGAAATTTTGCCGATGGTGGCCTTTGCGATCGTGTTCCTGTTCTCGGTCATCAATTTCGGGATGGTGCTTTCGCAGGTATTCCTGCGCCGCGAAACGAGCATGCAACTGTTCCTGTACATGAGCATCCCGATTCTGTTCCTTTCGAACTTTAGCTGGCCCACCGAACTGATTCCGGCCTGGATGAAGGGTTTCTCTTGCCTGTTGCCCTCGACATTTGCCATTCCGGCATGGCTTGCGATTGAACAGCGTGGCGCCGACATTTACGATGCGGCATCGCTTCTGTTGCCGCTCGCTATGCAGGCGGTATTCTACCTGTTGCTCGGGCTCGTGCTCACGAATCTCCGCGACGGAAGCAAACTGAAAACCGGCGACATGTAG
- a CDS encoding ABC transporter permease: protein MFLSFFKAVKKIYVSHNIVLWLVLLILPLFTSTFMVNFFSAEIIQHVPIGILKQDRSQLADEITMALKADPVLEVALECEDRSDCEHAVIRGDLQAFIVLPYDMEHRALRLEAPVIPVYSSGQNYLTNTFAVKEIRSVISTIGANMFTKQMDDPVRVELKSVGNLSGNYQGFLGLGLVTAIYHLAGILAAVYLFSFPFRDHRVREFLQAAGGSRVVLGAATVLPLVVIQWLSMVAVYAYARRALTPMTFDEFVVVSAGQLAMILACSGAGAAFVGITGNMRMSSSVAGVIAGPAFAFAGQTFPVMAMPLVVRGFAFLLPLTHILKVQSTMLLGSVGKAHAWESIVVLLCMALFWHLLAAKLLMLRWKVAEEKEADWEAREKLHLKDKLKNVADAVYSDLSIRKAVASDMAERGRK from the coding sequence TTGTTTTTATCGTTTTTTAAAGCAGTAAAGAAAATCTATGTCAGTCACAACATCGTGCTGTGGCTGGTACTCCTGATTTTGCCCCTGTTCACTTCTACGTTCATGGTGAATTTTTTCTCGGCAGAAATCATCCAGCATGTGCCCATTGGAATTTTAAAGCAGGACCGATCGCAACTTGCTGACGAAATTACGATGGCGCTCAAGGCGGACCCGGTTCTGGAAGTGGCCCTGGAATGTGAAGATAGGAGCGACTGCGAACATGCCGTAATCCGTGGCGACCTGCAGGCGTTTATCGTTCTCCCTTACGATATGGAACACCGTGCCCTTCGCCTGGAGGCGCCGGTAATCCCCGTTTATTCTAGCGGGCAGAACTACCTCACGAATACGTTTGCCGTAAAGGAAATCCGTTCCGTCATTTCTACAATCGGGGCGAACATGTTTACCAAACAGATGGACGATCCCGTTCGCGTGGAACTCAAGTCGGTCGGAAACCTCAGCGGAAACTACCAGGGATTTTTGGGGCTCGGTCTTGTGACGGCGATCTACCACCTGGCAGGAATCCTTGCGGCGGTCTACCTTTTCAGTTTCCCGTTCCGCGATCACCGCGTCCGCGAATTTTTGCAGGCGGCGGGCGGCTCGCGCGTGGTGCTTGGCGCTGCGACGGTTTTGCCGCTGGTCGTGATTCAGTGGCTGTCGATGGTGGCGGTGTATGCGTATGCTCGCCGTGCGCTTACCCCGATGACGTTCGATGAATTTGTGGTGGTGTCTGCAGGGCAGTTGGCGATGATTCTCGCTTGTTCCGGAGCGGGGGCCGCCTTTGTGGGCATCACGGGTAACATGCGTATGTCTTCGAGCGTGGCGGGCGTTATCGCCGGCCCCGCGTTTGCGTTTGCAGGCCAGACATTCCCGGTGATGGCGATGCCCTTGGTGGTGCGCGGTTTTGCATTCCTGCTTCCGCTCACGCATATTTTGAAGGTGCAGTCTACCATGCTCTTGGGCTCGGTCGGCAAGGCCCATGCCTGGGAATCGATTGTGGTGCTTTTGTGCATGGCTTTATTCTGGCATTTGCTCGCTGCCAAGCTTTTGATGCTTCGCTGGAAAGTCGCCGAAGAAAAAGAGGCGGACTGGGAAGCCCGCGAAAAGTTGCACCTTAAGGATAAGTTGAAGAATGTTGCTGACGCAGTCTATTCGGACTTAAGCATTCGCAAGGCGGTCGCTTCTGATATGGCTGAAAGGGGGCGCAAATGA
- a CDS encoding HlyD family secretion protein, which translates to MNVLKAIGKILVVLALIALIVLGIVTLQKFATEPRNAYLQGQMEARRVLVAGKVPGRVENLFFREGDVVEKGAIVALISSPEIEAKKIQAQGALGAARAQANKAKNGARSEDITALKAMADRAQEAANLAKNTYDRVQKLFNEGVLPLQKRDEAETQMKASQSAADAAKAQYSQALAGARTEDRAAANALVLQAKGANAEVDAYLEETKIRAPIAGEVSVKLVEEGEVVGSGMPVVAITDLDDSWAVFHLREDLLKNITKGKSFSVFIPALDKNVEMEVSYIASVGDYATWRSSKESGGFDLKSFEVRLRPKQKIENLRPGMSVLFPVEQIQ; encoded by the coding sequence ATGAACGTTTTAAAAGCAATCGGTAAAATTCTGGTCGTCTTGGCATTGATTGCCTTGATTGTCCTTGGTATCGTCACCTTGCAGAAGTTCGCGACGGAACCGCGAAACGCTTACCTGCAGGGACAAATGGAAGCTCGTCGCGTGCTTGTGGCGGGCAAGGTTCCTGGCCGTGTCGAAAACCTCTTCTTCCGCGAAGGGGACGTGGTTGAAAAGGGTGCCATTGTTGCCCTTATCAGTAGTCCCGAAATCGAGGCAAAAAAGATTCAGGCCCAGGGTGCCCTAGGAGCGGCTCGCGCCCAGGCGAACAAGGCGAAGAACGGGGCGCGTTCCGAAGACATTACGGCGTTAAAGGCGATGGCTGACCGTGCCCAGGAAGCGGCGAACCTTGCAAAGAATACCTACGACCGTGTGCAGAAGCTTTTTAATGAGGGTGTACTCCCGCTCCAGAAGCGTGACGAGGCTGAAACGCAGATGAAGGCGTCGCAGTCTGCCGCTGACGCGGCCAAGGCCCAGTATTCACAGGCCCTTGCCGGTGCCCGCACCGAAGACCGCGCCGCCGCAAACGCCCTGGTGCTCCAGGCGAAGGGCGCCAACGCCGAGGTCGACGCCTACCTCGAAGAAACGAAAATCCGCGCGCCCATCGCCGGCGAAGTTTCCGTCAAACTCGTCGAAGAAGGCGAAGTCGTAGGCTCCGGCATGCCGGTGGTCGCCATCACGGACCTCGACGATTCCTGGGCGGTATTCCACCTGCGCGAAGACCTGCTCAAGAACATCACCAAGGGAAAATCCTTCAGCGTTTTCATTCCGGCACTCGACAAGAATGTCGAAATGGAAGTCAGCTACATAGCCTCGGTAGGCGACTATGCCACCTGGCGCAGCTCCAAGGAAAGCGGCGGTTTCGATCTCAAGAGTTTCGAGGTGCGCCTGCGTCCGAAGCAGAAAATCGAAAACCTGCGCCCGGGCATGAGCGTCCTTTTCCCGGTGGAACAGATACAATAA
- a CDS encoding TolC family protein yields MKKCVILGLATCVAVSAAPISLSDAISMAKAGNSQIKAERAKVDMAESGQSEALSRFMPQLTLSASVTKINDPIYIDLGEIQNAMSGLAGGLATVGPAAAYSKAYIDAYNKADAGYQQAYQGAKAKGLSDEQAAAFASDKLGGKSAKEIAQENADKYEAETRLQLEGAKSQIDDADFRMKVQDDVFFNARLTAIWPIFTGFKIYSAYDAAKENVNAKKAAFDMAQNTILMDVATKYFTLRLAEELTVLRESTRKNLEEHLARSKKLEEGGQISKAERLRAEVALAEAENALEDSYRDQTLAKLALASLLHTDTNITAITPVMAPEQTIDMDEYKRLALDRHPGLRQLRTERKRSQDAVSAARADYYPTVALFAYKELYTRDLTLLEPDWAVGAKMQWDLFKGGETRSKVSNAKALDRSLSSMEEQTMDNIGLLVEKRWREMEHAKSRLESLKKTRELAEEAHRSQTLAYEAGLATGLDVVDAELALSRLQVADLKAHYDAVLAWLGLLEASGEVANAGEMIKDVKPVEETKVEEPKPAEPVAVPAAAPVADSAKIAEPTPADTANPALPNH; encoded by the coding sequence ATGAAAAAGTGCGTGATTTTGGGTTTGGCGACGTGTGTCGCTGTTTCTGCTGCGCCCATTTCGCTTTCCGATGCCATTAGTATGGCGAAAGCGGGGAATTCGCAGATTAAGGCCGAAAGGGCAAAGGTCGATATGGCTGAAAGCGGACAATCCGAGGCTTTGTCACGTTTTATGCCTCAGTTGACGTTGTCGGCTAGCGTTACAAAGATTAACGACCCTATTTACATTGACCTGGGCGAAATTCAGAATGCCATGAGTGGCCTTGCTGGCGGCCTTGCAACGGTGGGGCCTGCCGCAGCCTATTCCAAGGCGTATATCGATGCCTACAACAAGGCGGATGCGGGCTATCAGCAGGCTTATCAGGGGGCTAAGGCCAAGGGACTTTCCGACGAACAGGCGGCAGCTTTTGCTAGCGATAAACTAGGTGGAAAGTCGGCGAAGGAAATTGCGCAAGAAAATGCGGACAAGTACGAGGCTGAAACTCGGCTGCAGTTAGAAGGTGCCAAGTCGCAGATAGACGATGCCGATTTTAGGATGAAGGTCCAGGATGACGTGTTTTTCAATGCGCGCCTGACGGCCATTTGGCCGATTTTTACGGGTTTCAAGATTTATTCTGCCTACGATGCGGCCAAGGAGAACGTGAATGCGAAAAAGGCGGCGTTCGACATGGCGCAAAATACAATCCTGATGGATGTGGCGACCAAGTATTTTACGCTCCGCTTGGCGGAAGAGTTGACGGTGCTTCGTGAAAGCACCAGGAAAAATCTGGAAGAACACCTGGCGCGTTCCAAGAAACTCGAAGAAGGTGGCCAGATCAGCAAGGCGGAACGCCTGCGTGCCGAAGTCGCCTTGGCGGAAGCTGAAAACGCCCTGGAAGATTCCTATCGCGATCAGACGCTCGCGAAGCTTGCCCTTGCAAGCCTGTTGCATACCGATACGAACATCACTGCAATTACGCCGGTGATGGCGCCGGAGCAGACAATCGACATGGACGAGTATAAGCGCCTTGCCTTAGACAGACATCCGGGATTGCGCCAGTTGCGTACCGAGCGCAAGCGTAGCCAGGATGCCGTGAGTGCAGCCCGTGCCGATTACTACCCGACGGTGGCCCTGTTTGCTTACAAGGAACTCTATACCCGAGACTTGACTCTCTTGGAACCGGACTGGGCCGTGGGTGCCAAGATGCAGTGGGACTTGTTCAAGGGCGGCGAAACACGTTCTAAGGTGAGTAACGCAAAGGCTCTTGACCGTTCGCTTTCAAGCATGGAAGAACAGACGATGGATAACATCGGGCTCCTCGTGGAAAAGCGTTGGCGCGAAATGGAACATGCCAAGAGTCGCCTTGAAAGCTTGAAGAAAACCCGTGAACTTGCCGAAGAGGCTCACCGTAGTCAGACTTTGGCCTACGAGGCGGGGCTTGCGACAGGCCTCGATGTGGTCGATGCCGAACTAGCCCTTTCGCGCTTGCAGGTGGCTGACCTTAAGGCCCATTACGATGCCGTGCTTGCATGGCTTGGACTTCTGGAAGCGAGCGGCGAGGTGGCGAACGCCGGTGAAATGATTAAGGATGTAAAACCGGTAGAGGAAACGAAGGTTGAGGAACCGAAGCCCGCCGAACCCGTTGCTGTTCCCGCTGCCGCACCGGTTGCCGATTCGGCAAAGATTGCTGAGCCTACACCTGCTGATACGGCGAACCCCGCACTCCCTAACCACTAA
- a CDS encoding VWA domain-containing protein: MDLGALHFQNPEAFWLLLLVPVLVGWYVYREHRRKSTIKFPALSIAKRAVPSRRVRFRHIVPILRLAALVCFVMALARPQNAMEVEYTSTDGVDIMLALDVSGSMGTLDMLTRMEQAKLGVMNAERLLKSGDYWKYSRLGYAQQVIADFIQKRHSDRIGLSAFGARSITQCPLTLDYGSLLEILKATDDLARDSIMNSRTAIGDGLMNALARLQKSEAKSKVVVLLTDGRDNASLVPPMRAADVAQSLGVKVYTVGVGKKSGKILAFQQNPWTGDISWGERDITPEEGIDESVLKSVAQKTGGRFYRAENKEELEKIYSEIDELEKTEIETVAYARYAEKFYPWLLAGALLILLELLLANTRFVRIP, encoded by the coding sequence ATGGATTTAGGTGCACTTCATTTTCAGAATCCCGAGGCCTTCTGGCTCCTACTTTTGGTCCCTGTTTTAGTCGGTTGGTACGTCTATCGTGAACACCGCCGCAAGAGTACCATCAAATTTCCGGCCCTTTCGATTGCCAAACGCGCCGTCCCGAGCAGACGCGTCCGTTTCCGCCATATCGTGCCGATTTTGCGCCTTGCCGCCCTTGTGTGCTTTGTCATGGCACTTGCCCGTCCACAGAACGCCATGGAGGTGGAATACACCTCTACCGATGGAGTCGACATCATGCTCGCACTCGACGTTTCCGGCTCCATGGGCACGCTCGACATGCTCACCCGCATGGAACAGGCGAAACTCGGCGTCATGAACGCCGAACGCCTCCTGAAATCCGGCGACTACTGGAAATACAGCCGCCTGGGTTACGCCCAGCAGGTGATTGCAGACTTTATCCAGAAACGCCACAGCGACCGAATCGGCCTTTCCGCTTTCGGAGCCCGCTCCATTACGCAGTGCCCGCTCACGCTCGATTACGGCTCGCTGCTTGAAATTCTGAAAGCCACCGACGACCTCGCCCGCGATTCCATTATGAACAGCCGTACCGCCATTGGCGACGGCCTGATGAACGCCCTTGCAAGGCTCCAGAAATCCGAAGCCAAGTCCAAGGTGGTGGTGCTCTTGACCGACGGTCGCGACAACGCAAGCCTCGTGCCCCCGATGCGTGCCGCCGACGTAGCGCAGTCGCTGGGAGTCAAGGTCTACACGGTCGGTGTAGGCAAGAAAAGCGGCAAGATTCTCGCCTTCCAGCAGAATCCGTGGACTGGCGATATTTCCTGGGGCGAACGCGACATCACTCCCGAAGAAGGCATCGACGAGAGTGTGCTGAAATCCGTTGCCCAAAAGACCGGAGGCCGCTTCTACCGCGCCGAGAACAAGGAAGAACTCGAAAAGATCTATTCCGAAATTGACGAACTCGAAAAGACTGAAATCGAGACAGTCGCCTACGCCCGCTACGCCGAAAAGTTCTACCCGTGGCTTTTGGCAGGCGCCCTGCTCATTTTACTTGAACTGTTGCTTGCGAATACGCGCTTCGTGCGCATTCCGTAA
- a CDS encoding VWA domain-containing protein, giving the protein MRFAEPMFLWGLLTLPLFALLFVYAYHRRKKLAARFVSLSMLPKLSTSVSPWRRLAKVTLLLFAIAFLFVALARPQWGRKMEHIERRGLDLVLLQDISLSMLAEDVKPNRLTRSRHEISSFLESLSGDRVGLVAFSGEAQVMVPLTLDYGTVQMMLRELTPGWLMPGTNLENAIRKGMSLYKNSGSAGQYSVMILMSDGEELEAAAVNAAKEAAEMGIRIYTIGIGSREGVPIPVPSKNGEVAYKKDMQGNIVTTRLEDGTLQEIASVTGGLYFYASPGEFQLQKVLTEIASLEKKDQASDRMENYQDRYQIFLGLAALLFLIEALVSERGRKRRIGAGRFN; this is encoded by the coding sequence ATGCGATTTGCTGAACCGATGTTCCTGTGGGGACTCTTAACGCTCCCCCTGTTTGCGCTCCTTTTTGTGTATGCCTATCACCGTCGCAAGAAGCTTGCCGCCCGCTTTGTTTCGCTTTCGATGTTGCCCAAGCTTTCGACATCCGTTTCGCCGTGGCGCCGCCTTGCGAAAGTAACGCTGCTTCTTTTTGCGATAGCCTTCCTGTTCGTCGCCCTTGCACGCCCGCAATGGGGACGCAAGATGGAACACATCGAGCGCCGCGGCCTTGACCTGGTGCTGTTGCAGGACATTTCTCTTTCGATGCTCGCCGAGGACGTGAAGCCGAACCGACTCACCCGTAGCCGCCACGAAATTTCTTCGTTCCTGGAATCGCTTTCGGGCGACCGCGTGGGACTTGTGGCATTCTCCGGTGAAGCCCAGGTGATGGTACCACTCACCCTCGATTACGGCACCGTGCAGATGATGCTCCGTGAACTTACTCCGGGCTGGCTCATGCCGGGAACGAACCTCGAAAACGCTATCCGCAAGGGAATGTCCCTTTACAAGAATTCCGGTAGCGCAGGGCAGTATTCCGTGATGATCCTGATGAGCGACGGCGAAGAACTCGAAGCCGCCGCCGTCAACGCCGCGAAGGAAGCCGCCGAGATGGGCATCCGCATCTACACCATCGGCATAGGCTCCCGCGAAGGCGTGCCTATTCCCGTACCTTCGAAGAATGGCGAAGTCGCCTACAAGAAGGACATGCAGGGAAACATCGTCACGACCCGCCTCGAAGACGGCACACTGCAAGAAATCGCAAGCGTCACCGGTGGCCTGTATTTTTACGCAAGCCCCGGCGAATTCCAGTTGCAGAAGGTGCTGACTGAAATTGCAAGCCTCGAAAAAAAGGACCAGGCATCCGACCGCATGGAAAATTACCAGGACCGTTACCAGATTTTCCTCGGACTGGCCGCCCTCCTGTTCCTGATCGAAGCGCTCGTGTCTGAAAGGGGCCGCAAGCGTCGCATCGGAGCCGGACGATTCAACTAA
- a CDS encoding DUF4956 domain-containing protein, with the protein MLDLLAVQSGTANASLITLAYTLILTFILSSIIAWTYEKTFLGLSYSRNFVQAIVLSAVVAATVMQAIGDNVGRGLGMMGALSVVRFRTSFKDPRDIMFVFASLGAGIGCGVYAWGAAVGGTIAFSIVAFLLSRTGLGTKHFFDGMLRFALPNEPKVRGQIEDIMKSSLKTFILITMREVDGGARLDVAYQIRLRATKPAAEILSDLSKIEGISDVQFMMQDATTEM; encoded by the coding sequence ATGCTCGACCTATTAGCCGTCCAGTCCGGCACCGCCAATGCCTCCCTTATTACATTGGCGTACACTTTGATCCTTACGTTTATCCTGTCCTCGATTATCGCCTGGACCTACGAAAAGACGTTCCTCGGACTTTCGTATTCGCGCAATTTTGTGCAGGCAATCGTGCTGAGTGCCGTGGTCGCCGCAACGGTGATGCAGGCCATTGGCGACAACGTGGGCCGCGGTCTCGGTATGATGGGCGCTCTTTCCGTGGTTCGCTTCAGAACAAGCTTTAAGGACCCGCGCGACATCATGTTCGTGTTCGCATCGCTCGGCGCCGGTATCGGTTGCGGCGTGTACGCCTGGGGAGCCGCCGTCGGCGGAACAATCGCCTTCAGCATCGTCGCCTTCCTGCTTTCGCGCACGGGACTTGGAACCAAGCACTTCTTTGACGGCATGCTCCGTTTTGCTCTCCCGAACGAGCCCAAGGTTCGCGGCCAGATCGAAGACATCATGAAAAGCAGCCTCAAGACATTCATCTTGATTACGATGCGCGAAGTGGACGGCGGTGCCCGCCTCGATGTCGCCTACCAGATTCGCCTGCGCGCCACCAAGCCGGCAGCAGAAATCCTGAGTGATCTTTCCAAGATCGAGGGCATCTCGGACGTGCAGTTCATGATGCAGGACGCCACGACGGAAATGTAA